A stretch of the Vicia villosa cultivar HV-30 ecotype Madison, WI unplaced genomic scaffold, Vvil1.0 ctg.000024F_1_1, whole genome shotgun sequence genome encodes the following:
- the LOC131622061 gene encoding cold-responsive protein kinase 1-like, giving the protein MMLQLKLVFTTLVCWNIIISYNCVVGDSQTSIVLSSGCSTYNTSNLRSFYANINGTFSDLGNQISNGSKHFATAKEARGNVIVYSLFQCRNYLSKKDCVACFNTASTKIRNCSASNGARLVYDGCFLRYESERFYDQTNQPGGGILCGNKAAKEGASFGTIGLKVLMDLQLATPKIKGFFAATKTVVSPGSNSSIYAIAQCVETATESACLDCMTVGYNSLQTCLPNTDGRAYEAGCFMRYSETPFFADKKAIDITTYLNQGGSSNKWAIIGGVVGGVGLVAIILAILAWRQYKKPKRAPRGNILGATELKGPVNYKYSDLKAATKNFSEENKLGEGGFGDVYKGTLKNGNVVAVKKLALGKSSKIDNDFESEVKLISNVHHRNLVRLLGCCSKKQERILVYEYMANSSLDKFLFGEKLGSLNWKQRCDIILGTARGLAYLHEEFHISIIHRDIKTSNILLDDNLHPKIADFGLVRLLPGDQSHLSTGVAGTLGYTAPEYAIHGQLSEKADTYSYGIVVLEIISGQKSTEVKEDDDGDYLLQKSWKLHERGRHLELVDKTLDPNDYDGEEVKKMIEIALLCTQASAGMRPTMSEVVVLIQTKSLVEHLQPTMPVFVDTNLRSREGHSTSTGSSTSNATASFSILSAR; this is encoded by the exons ATGATGCTGCAACTTAAGCTAGTGTTCACAACGTTGGTGTGTTGGAACATAATAATTAGCTATAACTGTGTAGTTGGAGATTCACAAACAAGTATAGTACTGAGCAGTGGTTGCAGCACATACAACACATCAAATTTGCGTAGCTTCTATGCAAACATTAATGGAACATTTTCAGATTTGGGAAATCAAATTAGCAATGGAAGCAAACACTTTGCAACGGCAAAAGAAGCAAGAGGAAATGTGATAGTATATTCTCTATTTCAATGCAGAAATTACCTCTCCAAAAAGGATTGCGTTGCTTGCTTCAACACAGCTTCTACTAAAATTCGTAACTGCTCAGCTTCCAATGGTGCTAGACTCGTCTACGATGGCTGTTTCTTAAG GTACGAGAGTGAAAGATTCTACGATCAAACAAATCAACCAGGGGGTGGTATATTATGTGGGAACAAGGCTGCAAAGGAAGGTGCTTCTTTTGGAACAATTGGACTAAAAGTGCTTATGGATCTCCAATTAGCAACACCAAAAATTAAAGGCTTTTTTGCAGCTACTAAGACAGTGGTGAGTCCTGGTAGCAATAGTTCAATTTATGCCATTGCACAGTGTGTTGAAACTGCCACAGAAAGTGCTTGTCTTGATTGCATGACAGTTGGATACAACAGCTTGCAAACTTGTCTTCCTAATACAGATGGTAGAGCATATGAAGCAGGGTGTTTTATGAGATACTCAGAGACACCCTTTTTTGCTGATAAAAAGGCTATTGATATCACAACCTATTTAAATCAAG GAGGTTCAAGCAACAAATGGGCCATTATAGGTGGTGTTGTCGGAGGTGTAGGTCTTGTTGCGATCATTCTTGCAATATTAGCTTGGCGACAATACAAAAAACCCAAGAGAGCTCCTAGAG GCAATATATTGGGAGCAACTGAGCTGAAAGGTCCAGTTAACTACAAGTATAGTGATTTGAAAGCTGCAACAAAAAACTTCAGTGAAGAAAATAAACTGGGAGAAGGAGGCTTTGGTGATGTATACAAG GGTACTTTGAAAAATGGAAATGTTGTAGCAGTCAAGAAACTGGCTTTGGGAAAATCCAGCAAGATAGACAATGATTTTGAAAGTGAAGTAAAGCTTATAAGCaatgttcatcataggaatcttGTTAGACTTCTTGGTTGTTGCAGTAAAAAACAAGAGAGAATCCTTGTTTATGAATACATGGCCAACAGCAGCCTAGACAAATTCTTATTTG GTGAAAAACTAGGCTCCCTCAATTGGAAACAAAGGTGTGATATAATTTTAGGCACGGCAAGGGGACTGGCCTACCTACATGAGGAATTCCACATTTCCATTATACATAGAGATATAAAGACTAGCAATATACTCCTTGATGATAATCTTCACCCCAAAATTGCTGATTTTGGATTGGTGCGGCTTTTACCCGGGGATCAATCTCATCTAAGCACAGGAGTTGCAGGAACATT GGGATACACGGCACCTGAGTATGCAATTCATGGTCAATTATCAGAAAAGGCTGATACCTACAGTTATGGTATTGTAGTCCTAGAAATCATAAGCGGTCAAAAGAGTACAGAAGTAAaggaagatgatgatggtgattaCCTTCTTCAAAAG TCATGGAAACTGCATGAGAGAGGCAGGCACTTGGAGCTCGTGGACAAGACCTTAGACCCTAATGATTATGATGgagaagaagtgaagaaaatgatAGAGATTGCTTTACTATGCACTCAAGCATCAGCAGGAATGAGACCAACAATGTCTGAAGTAGTAGTCCTCATCCAAACCAAGAGTTTAGTGGAGCACCTACAACCAACTATGCCTGTGTTTGTAGATACGAATCTTAGGTCTCGTGAAGGACACTCTACCTCAACTGGTTCTTCTACATCTAATGCTACTGCCTCCTTTTCTATTTTATCAGCTCGGTGA